aaaattgtaaaaatgaaaatgttaacCTGTGGTGAAAGCTGGTGATAAAAAATCAATTCAGTAAAGAATATCAAAAAACATTAACATAACCTTACATAAAGGTAAGGTACgtaaagaattatttaaagcAAGAGCAGAATATATAGCACTCTTAAGGGGTCATgacccaattcaaagagatagacttttcaatgcaaagtacattaaatcaagaaggtACTATCGCAAAGCCACATCATAAACATCCCCTGAAATTTGGCTTGCAGCGAGATCTGGGTTATGATTGCctgcagtcttaatttggacagaaTCGTTGTACTCAAATTTCTataacaaccacctaaactttacagcaagttttgagcttaacattttaggacaaataccccaaaatgccaaaaatttaaaccaacACCAAATTTACAATCTAGCCTTGACCTGTAAGCAcctatcgccaaaacaataacaaactagtccacatcgacgtcaaaTGCGCATTGaaccggaaattttcttacttttttaatatgacgctttGAGTGCGACAtcgtcacaatcgccgtgTTGCTGGCTAAAAGTTGTCTTTTTATTGGTAAGTGACCCCTTAAAGTTAACATTGATTTATTACCACAAGCATTCGTATAGTTTGCGTCTTATGGTGTAACAATTAGTTATGATTAATAATGAAAACAGCAATACTAAATATAATGTTACCATTCAAACGTTAAGCAACATCCCATTTTTTGACGTAgtaatcaattaaaaaaattaacgaGTGATAGGCATAAAAATGTGTTGAAAACAACTAAGCACAAATGaaaagtataataaaaatGCATACCTGTCCAGCCATCCATTTTATAATTGTCTTGGGTGATAATGGGTATTATACGTTTTCTCTTGTCAGCGGCAAGTTTGCCTTCCCTTTTGCAGTTTTCACTGAGTTTATAATTTTCGGACAGAAACATGAGGACCAAGTAAGCGTCGTCAACAGCTTCATACATTTTGTCATAAATGTTTCCTTTCATCTCGTTTTTATCAATCCACACTTTGTAACCAGCGGCAGAGAGTTCATCGGATATCTGCAAAAGtgcgaaaaaatttaaactagaTTTTTAGGTTAAGTTTGTGAGTAGCTAATTTGCAACTCTTCTACTTTCGTAATCTTTCTAAAACCAACAAGCGGTTTTGGTTATtagtaatttgcaaaataaacctAAGACGAAAACGAAATGCCCCATTTTATAATATTCCACATCATCTAAGTGATGTTTTTGCTGATAATTTGGTTATgtgtatgaaataaaactttctttcTAACCCtaacacaaatatttaaattaagatACAGCAAAAGTGAAGAACGAAACTACGTATTTACCAAAAGACAAAGTTTGAATTTacagttttaaacattttttgattattAATTTTAATAGCATTTCGTGTAATTCGTTAAAACATGTAAGTTATAATGAGatcataaaatatatttacaaaccTTATAAATGAGATCCTTTGAATCATTCCAGCTATAACTGATCATTATGTGTTGGTTGCCTTTGTTGTCATCCTGGTGTTGACTGGCCCCAGCTCCACAAGGTGAATTTGTTGCTTGTGGATTATTAGGTTCTGAAACAAGAtgtaatatttaaacaaagatGCATTGGTCCTGTAACGCTGTTGGAGAAAAGAAACGCGAAGCACTTAAACAGGTAGCGACCTATGTAGAATAATTCAGGAAGTGAAAAGAGGAAGGAAAACAATGTGATACTATAATGAACAACAATAAgcattttacaagaaaaagttGTACGGTATTATAATGTTTACCTAaaggatttatttgtttctcttTAACTTGTGTcgaatttacattttttaaatcactgACATCCATTTGCTTATATTGTCTGTTGTCTTGGTATTGTCTGTGATCGTGATGTTGGTATTGTCTTTCATCGTGGTAGTAAATTTTAGGAGCATAATTAATCATGACTGGCCCTGATTTGAGGTAAAAGTTAAGattttcatttataaaatggcaTCACAATAATATGGAAATATAATTTGATAAATGCAACTAATAGGCTTTATCCTAAGTgtttaattgttattaaaaacaattggGTGCCTACGTATtcagcaaaacattttcataaaacttgCCAACTCTGCTTTCAGCCACTCTGCTTGCAAGCTCAATCAACCCTGGATCGATTCTACCTAAAACACTCTGAGAAGCTTcagcattttccattgtttgcaaGACTTGATTTCCTTCATCTGCAGAATCTGGATTTAAAgcaaaggaaaaacaaaacttttttaccaagtaatatttaaaaagtttttatgtagTTACAGCAAAGTACGAAAACTTAAtctgttttgtttgaaatattaagaGATAATCTTAATCTTAATCTCAGATTACTCACCATGAGGCATCTCCGCTTGCATTGCAACAGCACGTGATGTTCCAGGTTGTTCATCACCTTCAACTGATGAGCTCTCTTTATTGTTATCAGGTTGTACAAGTTGAGGTTTATCTTCGGTCAATCTTTGCTCTTCTGGCTTCGACATATTTCAACTTTGCAGTAATTATCTTAGCTTATGTTTTATATACCTGGTCGAAATTGTTGATGACGTGAActtgaaatttaaactttgttaacAGAACGATTAGTTGTTTAGTCTATGTAgtttattttagtattttatttttagtatttttgattttattaatttattagtttatatatatatatgatgatTATGTATGCTGCTGCTGCCAGCACCAACACGTCTGTCCGTGACCGACGGATTTGAGTTCCGGAGCACGCTTTGCTTAAGCCGAAGTTGCTGAGTAGCCTCGTTTCCTCCGAAATTATGGGGTAATCTTGTATCCTTCGAAGCTCCCAGAGCAGTGTCAATGCCCCCAGAGTATAACTCCGGAGTAACCTCGTTGCTGCTGAAGTAAAGTTCAAATCTTGTTTCCGTCAAAGTTCTGGACTATCTTCCCGAGTTAAGTTCCAGTCTCGCTTCTTCCTAAGTTCTGGAGCAGCCTCCTTGGCACCTAAGTTAATTTTCAGGGCAGTCGTGTTTCTGCCGAAGTCCTTGAGCAACCTCGTCACCACCAAAGTCCTCGAAGCAGCAACGTTCATGCCGGATTTCTCAGAGCAGCCTCGTCACTGTTGAGTTAAGTTTCGAAGAAGTCTATTTTCGGTCCGAGTTGCGGGAGAAGCCTCGTTGCTTTGGAGTTCCCAAAACAACTGTTAAATGCTGGAGCAGTTTCTTTGCCGATGGAGTTCCTGGAGCTGTTTTGTGGCTGCTGGAGTTTCTGGAGCAGCTTCGTTAAAGTCTGTGTTAAATTCCGGAGAAATATCGCTTCCACTGCAGTTCCTGGATCTATCTATCTACTTCTATCCGCCAGAGTTGAATTCCAGAGCACTCTCGTTTCTGCCGGAATTCCTGGAGCAGCTTCGTTGCCGCCACAGTTAAGTTCCAAAGTTCTCCAAACTTTTCCATGCTTTGTTGACGCGGGAGGAAATTTTGTAGCAGTTTGGTTGCCACTACACACCTTCTGCTGGAACTAGAAGGAATTACTCCAGCATCAGTAAGAAAGAACTGTGTTACAAACAAGACAGCTTATCAGCCATGGGCTAATGAAGAACACCATCTGCACAACGATCCCGGACTAGGGTCTTTGTCGCCTGAGCTTAACTCCGGAGTAGCTTCGATGCCACCAAATCATTGACGTAGTGGCGGACATGTAGGACTGAGCCGCAGCCAAGCTAGAACCACGTCTATAATTaggatttttttatttgaccagtgtaattaaCTTGGCAATAGAGTGTAAAACTGCAACCGCGAAATGGCTCCCCTGCCTAACAAATATATGTCTGTCGATAAATCCTTTTTTAAAGGCTCAGCTAATGCTGCGCTGTGTATGTGACGTACGCTATTGTCGTGTCCTTCAGTTTTGTTATTGTACTGACTTAGTTGAGTTGTATCACGGCTGCAAGCAGTCACgaattaaaacttattttaaaggcTTCTTAAGTCGACAGGATGGAGAGGCTACGTAGAGGGACGAAGTTACGAGTATGTGTGATGAGCTTATAATCATACGCAAAGAAAAGAAGTTACCAACAGAGTTGAGTTCCTGAGCAAAAAATTCGGAGCAGTCTTGTTGCCGCTGGAGTTCCCGTGCCGACTCCTTGACACCGGAGTTCCAGAGCCGTCTTTTTGCCGCCGGACTTCCCAAATCGTTCGATTTCGCTGGTGGTTCCAAGTCGCCTTGTTGCCGCGGGAGTTTCGGAACGATCTCTTTGCCGCCGCAGTTCAAGAGCCGTGTCCTTGTCTCCGGAGTCCCAAAGCCGTGTCGTTTTTGCCGGATTTCCGAAGCGATCTCGTTGCCACCGGTGTTGGCAGAACAGACTCTTTGCCGCTGAAGTTATGAAAGCTATGAGACCGGATATTTTGAGACATGCTTTCGTGGTAGCTGGTTAGACACGACCGTATTGGTGATTTGAGGAACTCAACTAAAAGCGGCATTTTGCACTGAAAATGGGAAAGTGTCCTGCGTGAGAAAAGTCATGAGCGCCGAGTTTGTTTGCTTACGTTGATATATGGCGGGTTATCTCCTGGATACTTTATTGCGTCCTGGCACCGTATTACGCTGAGCAAACAACGCTTGAAGATAACTCGGCAATATAAGTCACACTGTTCATTGCTTTCGTGCTCAGTAAAAAAtagaatataaattttatgcttactGTTAATACGCTAGTTCATTTAGCAatcattgttttgtaaaatattatttacttcaagTGAATCGAAAGTCATTTCTGCATTTAAATCACCGCTAGATGGGGAGATGGAGCAATGACTCAAACTTATGAATTTGTCAGTCAAGCGCGTCAAAGTAGCAACATAGCCTGCTGTCCGTAGAAACTGTGAGTTTGTGACTAATCTTTCGTTTGTTGCTGTTCCTGGATGCCATCGGTCATGATTCGAGACAAGAAATCGAAGGCAAAGACAAGAGTATCAATGAACTTCGATTCAACACGCATCCTAGGCTACCAACAGCGTTGAATTTTCCCACGAGCTGCGATCAGATTTAGTCCAACCTGTTCAATTGCCCCATCAAAGTGCGCGGGATTTTTTAAGTTGCTAAAAGCGCTCAGCGATAGTTGCTGTTTCAAGAAAATATAAGTTGAAAACAGGAAATGGTTGAATCTTATTGTTGCTGGTGGTTTTGCAGACGTTTGACATCCACGATCAATCAATGATATGCCTGTTAAAACTAATACTGGGTACTTTGCGACATCGTATGGCTTTGTACGCATGTTAGATGGTTTTCGAATCTTTCCAGATTTTGTTTGATGTGTCACGTTCCCGAGTGTTGCACTGTGCACTGTATCCAAGAGTTTACCTTCAAACGCGGCCGTGTATTTCAATTTGATCGCATAAAATCCGCAAGCAGGTCTCCCGTTACACTGATGATCCTTCCAACGATGCAAGTAATATCGTCATCATGCCGAGCTTTTCACAGCGAATTATTTCAAACACGACCGCACCGGTGATTTGAGAAAATTCGAGTAAAAGCTGCACTTTGGGGGAAAGAGTTCTGGGTGGGAAAagtcataattttatttccttGCTTTAATTGTATTTCATAGAACCAGCGTAATACAGCGACATTGCTTTTACTTCACACTGAGGTCAAAAGTTCAAGTGTCGTTAAACTGCAAAATgcgttttttaacttttttgtcaaGTAGTTGTTATTGCGTTGTGGTTTTGAGAAATTAAACGTATAATGAATTTCTATGGAAAATCCAAATCCAACAACGCAGTCGACCGAATCACTTGAAATGGCGGAGTTGTTTATAGTGAGCACATACCGTGATCGCGTTTTAGTCATTTCAATGCGGAAGGAAACCAAGCTTGCTTATCCGTCTCGATTACAGCGCATGCGCAGAGAGATGTCGGCGCAACTGCAACAAGAATGTAAAATCAACCACAGCCTTGACGCAAACGGCACTTAAGCAACACATCCAAATATGGGGTTAACAAAACAGGCTTAATAGCTTTCATTTTCAATGTCTTTCACATAACACAGATTCAAGCGGGAAGTAGGCGCGTATGTGAATATATATAGCCGATATAATTTTAGATAAGTGAGCAAATCTTTTGTTGACTGAGACAGACAATAGCGAATATGACATAAAACCTGCAACAGCACGTTTCCCGCCAGTTTGTGATTATGAATGCGGTGATCAGGTTCGAGGATTTCCCAAATTGAAAGGACATCGCAAAACGTCACATTCTCAATAACTTCTCTTTAACTGCCGCTGATACAAATTTCTCTCCAGCCACGCAAGCTCTTATTTCCTAACCACAACGTAATACCGCAGGCAACCTGCTACACATGATATCGGAAttgattatttttagtttataaATTTATAGATAGATATAGATATATAGATTTATATATAGATACATTTATAGCGATTGTGGTAAATCTAAAGGTTACGAGAACAATGGGTCGATGAAAGCATCTCGACTGGAAACACCGATGTATAAGACCGCGCAACACGATTATTATTTAAGATCACGCAAGTTCAATAACAAGGGGACAGAGACGACCGGATTCTGTGGTCAAAACCCGACAAGTTCTGGTCCATCGAGGCCACATTGACCATCAAACGCGACAGCGCTTCAACCAATCACGCCGTTTCAACAAATTAAAttgcggccactttcccgaaGACGTCGAATCATGGTGTAATTTAGTCCGATGTAAACTGGACATGTGTCATGTTATGACGCAACTGCAACGATATATTTTAGTCCTTGAGACACTGACACATTCGCAACTGCGATCGCTGCTAGGTCTCCCAGCTCATGACGGCGCTGAGTGTTTTGCCAAACTAATGCGTCTAATTACACAGAACTTCGAGGAGCGCACAGACAACACAGACATGTTAATGGAAGATTTATCGCTGGTAGGCTTAAAACCTTCCCAGTTCATGCGGGAATTATTGTGCGCCATTGGTGAGGAAAATCTCATGCCTCAAGCCGTGTTTGAACATTTGAcgtatttgcaaaaaaatcctTACTACTGCTGTAGGCATGTTGCCATTGTGACATCATGTGTTCAGcgtgttgttgtttttcagctCCACTCAGCTCAAATCATCATCAACGTTCATcagcaacggagtcaaaagtaaaaaaggcAATACAAATTCTAATCAAACAATTAAAGCCTTTGGTTTTATAtcattcaaaaacattaatacAGCTCCCGTCATCGTCACAACACATTTACATAACTGAATATTTGTTCAAAGAGGAAACCGACCATAAAAAGAAGAACggtcttttttatatttatattttaatttcggATTTAGTGGCCAAGCTACTTGTCAGCAACATCACGCCATATTCAATGTTAAATACTGACTCTACAACTGACTAAGTAAAAgagttaattaaattaaaacactaagttaaaatattcaaaacgTTTGGACATCTTTTCAACTTCAGtgttttatcaaataaaacaaagtttagCGCAATTTCTACTAATTGCTTAAGATCACTTTAAACTTAAATAAGCGTTTGGTTATTTTGCTTGTACTGGTAAATCTTATAAGCTTACTTGATACACGGCACATAACAGCAACATTATTATTACGCTATTTTCATGTGATAGCAACATGATATATCTAAGTAATAACCAACAACATTTACCTGTTCTTCAAGATGCAAAAGGTGAAATACAAATGATATAAAGATAAATCTGCTATTACTGTATTAATCATACACCTAACTTAAaacctgcaaaataaaacaaatggaaTTATGGTGACTTTTTTTTCACCATTGAAATATCCTATTAACAACAGTTTTGAAACGTCGACTCTCAGCAAACACCCGAGGGCTTCTCTTGATCAGCCATCAACTTAACGTTAAAATAATAAGACGATATAAAATTGCCGACCTCATATCGTGAATAGCCATATGGTGAGCTATAATCGCTTCACTGTAAATAAACGATGAAGAAACAACAAGTCATTCACATTCTATCACGACACAACATTAATTGAACTTCCGCCAAGTAGGAGAACCTCGACCCACGGATCCACAAATCAGATCTTgtagaactatatggttcgtTTTAATTGTCATTTTACTGCCTCAGATTTAGAAGCAGTTAATTTAGAAGCATCGCTGCATCCACATAACGGTTGCGCAGTTTTTATGTTGATTAAAGATTCATTTCTCTGTGAAGATTATAACTAACTTTTAAAAGCAGCAATTCAACGcactgataattaattaatcttaGCCAGGAAACAGGAAACAGAAAGTCATACAAAATGTGGCTTGGCGTTATGGCAGCTGACTGCCCGAAGCCATGAAGTGATTAAAAATCACGTCTAATCAAGAAACATGCTTTCGGTCCACCTTGATTAACTTATCGCGGTATTTGCGATGATATTGTCACAAAGTTCAACAtcacaaaaactttaaaaagaatTAGCTTTTgaacatttaaattaaattctgATAATTCTCGCAACATATAAAGTCGAGTTGATAAATGCgagcattttaaaattttaacaacgtTAAATACGCTCATGGGCATTCTTATGCGAGTCATTGCTCATCATTTATGTGGACTTTAGTCGACTGAGTCGTAATCGAGTCCAACGTAACTAAGAAGGCGACGTGACTTGAATGCAGCATATTACTGACTCGACTTGACACTTGAATTAaaaaatactccaaaaaatttcttgtcttcaaattacaaaagaaattaaccTCAAGCCACTCACTCCACGTTATTCCACtgtttacgtcacaatacatcgctttaaattaaattcaaacttcaaattttttcaacgTAGGCTACTTGCCATATAAAGACAATAACGGGTTGTTTATAAGAGGCCTTGCTTAACCAACAACAATTTTGCAGTGAATTTCTTGCAATGAatatttgtttaatgtttGAGTTTCTTCTTCGTTTTTGCGTCGtctctttttaaaaaaattgtcgtCAATACAATAGTTTTATACAACTATACAATTGACGATGAActtgtatatgtatatatgacgtcacactgaTCACCCCTTTACGAAAACAAGCACAAGGAAGTTGAAACTTGCGCTTGTCTTAACATTTCGCCGCCTACTTTTTTCTGCAACGAGCTATCCCTGACAAACTTCTCATAtaaatgttaaacaaatttttattcgtTTATATCTCAACGCTTTGCGGCGGTTGGCACAGAATCAATAAACAGTTGTAATTCACAGCCTACAATTTGCGCATATGCTTAAAAGTATGCAGATTAAACGTCATAATTTGCATGAAGTCTCAATAACGTTCGAGCGTGTCGTGCTCATGATCAGAtgaatgtaaataaaattatcgCTCTTAGCTTATTTATACGTCACCTATCGTCCTCTACCTGTCACTTATCGTTGATGTAACTTGGCCTTTAATTTGTCTCAACCTGGCACTGATATAACTTACAGGAAAAACTGA
The Clavelina lepadiformis chromosome 4, kaClaLepa1.1, whole genome shotgun sequence DNA segment above includes these coding regions:
- the LOC143451642 gene encoding uncharacterized protein LOC143451642, which encodes MSKPEEQRLTEDKPQLVQPDNNKESSSVEGDEQPGTSRAVAMQAEMPHDSADEGNQVLQTMENAEASQSVLGRIDPGLIELASRVAESRVGKFYENVLLNT